A segment of the Synergistaceae bacterium genome:
CCCCCCCCCACCACACACACACACCTGGGCAAGCAGTTTGCCGTAAAATGACCTGAGTATTTTTGCAGAGGTAAGCAAATTTATTATTTTCACGCAAGAAGCCTCCCACATCTACAAGTTGGAGATGAATTGCGCTATTTAAGATATAATATTCCCATGACGGAAGAAGAGAGATTAGCCAAAAACAATAGAATACGTGAACAAGGCAAACTGACCCGCGAAAAACGCAAGAGTCAGATATGCCGAGTGTATCGTGTAAAAATCGACATATCTCCCCTCAATGAGGTGCAGAGAGTTCACATGAAAATGCTATTTGTCGGGGCTAAATGGCTATATAATGACGCGCTGAATTTCACTAATGAACATGATATTAATGACTACGATACAACAACCCATACAGTTCACGGGCTGGATAAAGACAAACAGCCGATAACACATGAGCTTGAATATTTAGGCTCACAGATGAAGCAGTCAGTCATTCAAGAAATCAAACACAGCCTTAAAGGACTTGCCACGCTGAAAAAACATAATCATACTGTCGGAAGTTTGCGCTATAAATCTGATTATGTGTCAATCAATCTCCAGCAACACTATGTAACCTACAGGTTCTATGATATTAACCATATAGGGCTTCAAGGTTTTAAGGAACGCATACAGATAAAAGGAGCAAATCAATTCTGGAATATCCCTGATATAGAGTTTGCAAATGCGAAATTACTTAGTCAGCCAGATAGCTATTATCTTGCGATAACGACATACCAGAATAAAGGAGGTGAGACAAGAAAATATAAGCCGGAAATTGGGATAGATATGGGAATCAAGACCTCAATAACGACCTCTGAGGGTAAAAAATATAAAGTACTGATTGAAGAAAGTGAACGAATAAAGAAATGCCAGCGTTTAATAGCTCGGCGGAAGAAGGGTTCAAGCAATCGGTACAAAGCCCGAAAATTGTTACATAGAGCCTATCAAAGATTAACGAGTTGCAAAAAAGACATTGCAAATAAAATTGTGCATGAGCTATTAGAGCATGAAAGAGTGTATATGCAGGACGAAAATCTTTCCGGATGGCATAAAGGCTTGTTTGGCCGTACAGTGCAACACTCAGTATTAGGAATAGTAAAAGCGAAACTGATGAATAATGAGCGAGTAACAGTGCTGTCATCCAGAGAGCCAACCACGAAATATTGCCCAGTATGTGGGAA
Coding sequences within it:
- a CDS encoding transposase; translation: MTEEERLAKNNRIREQGKLTREKRKSQICRVYRVKIDISPLNEVQRVHMKMLFVGAKWLYNDALNFTNEHDINDYDTTTHTVHGLDKDKQPITHELEYLGSQMKQSVIQEIKHSLKGLATLKKHNHTVGSLRYKSDYVSINLQQHYVTYRFYDINHIGLQGFKERIQIKGANQFWNIPDIEFANAKLLSQPDSYYLAITTYQNKGGETRKYKPEIGIDMGIKTSITTSEGKKYKVLIEESERIKKCQRLIARRKKGSSNRYKARKLLHRAYQRLTSCKKDIANKIVHELLEHERVYMQDENLSGWHKGLFGRTVQHSVLGIVKAKLMNNERVTVLSSREPTTKYCPVCGKLKKDITLADRVYECTCGYREDRDIHAARNMILLSKKNTCGTQEINAFGEDVRLWQNTAKQPR